In Microbacterium profundi, the DNA window CGGACTCGCTGCCGATGAAGACGATGCGGCCCCAGCCCCTCTCGAGCATGCTCGGCAAGGCGTGACGCGAGAGGCGCACACCACTCATGACGTTGAGGGTGAAATAACGCTGCCAGTCATCGTCACTGATGTCGTTGAAGGAGGCGAGCTCGAAGAGTCCGACGTTGTTGACCAGGATGTCGACGGCACCGAGCTCTTGGACCAACTGTGCCGTCTGCTGCTCGTCGCCGAGGTCCGCGACGATTCCCGTGACAGCCGCGTCAGCATCCGGTGCCTTCAATCGACGGACCGCGTCGTCGACCTTCTCCCCGCTGCGGCCGTTGACCACGACCGACACGCCTTCGTCGAGCAATGCTCTCGCGATCGCGAAGCCGATCCCCTGCGTCGACCCGCTCACGAATGCTCTTCTGCCGCCCAGATTCAACTCCA includes these proteins:
- a CDS encoding SDR family NAD(P)-dependent oxidoreductase gives rise to the protein MELNLGGRRAFVSGSTQGIGFAIARALLDEGVSVVVNGRSGEKVDDAVRRLKAPDADAAVTGIVADLGDEQQTAQLVQELGAVDILVNNVGLFELASFNDISDDDWQRYFTLNVMSGVRLSRHALPSMLERGWGRIVFIGSESGVNIPADMVHYGVTKAAMLALSNGLAKLTHGTEVTVNTILGGPTYSDGVADTVAVLSQAQGIPADGLKRAIIGENRTSLLERFIEPEEIANLALYLASPLSSATNGAALRADGGVLTTIL